In the genome of Fusarium poae strain DAOMC 252244 chromosome 1, whole genome shotgun sequence, the window GAATACAACGACGTTCGCTGTAATAGGAATGCCGGATCTGGATCAAAGCAAAAGCATGGATGTATCTGGGAGCGCATCATGGCAGCAGGCTCACTTGGGCAGTGATCTTGAATCTTGGCTTCTTCCCCCCGTTCTTTTTAGCTGTTTTCTCCACTCTATCAGCGAGGTCTTCTAGACTGACACCCGCTATGTTGGCGGAGGCGACTCCGATCGTTAATACGATTTTATCTTTCTTGTCATCTGCTTTCTTGAGATGTGCTCGTATGCTGTGTGACTGTTAGGTAACAGGATCTTGGTAGGACAAGAGCAGGTGGACACTTACCTAACGGCATTCTTGACCTCATCTGCAGTCTTTGGGGCGATGGGTAGGACCATTGCCAAAAGCCCGGCTACAGCACCAACGTATGAAGCCCAGAAAGGGGCGTCGTCATGCTGGCTGGCGAGAAGTGCAGAGAGGCTCTGGTGAAGCTGCGAATCTAGGCCGTTCAGATGACCACCCCATCTGGCCGAGGTTGAAAGCGCCAGAAGGGCCCTTCCAGTGTGTGAGAGGCCAGGAGCTTCAGCGTCTCGGGTGACTGCATGATGCAGTGCAAATGACGAGTTAATATCCGCGTCATGCCCCTGGCGGGTCCAAATATCTCGTGCAAAAAGAACATCCAAGCCAGGGATCAGAACATTTGGCACAGCAGATAAGTCTGCGCCTTGAGGGATTGCGTCTCTCAGCGTCTTCAATACAGTGTCGAATACAGGCTTCTCTTCCGTTGTTACACTGGCGAGAACACTGAGGGGGTTGGACTCTCGTATTTCGACAGGAAGCTTCATCATAAGAGCACCCTGTCGATTCGAGCCACCGCAGAATGTGACGTTTCCAATATTCGGCACCGTAATAAGTAAAGCCTCAATGACAGTAGCAATTGCAGGAAACTGCTGACGGCGGCGCTTTGAAAGTCCGAATATCCGATCGTCATGTTCTTCATTGATGCGACGCATGTGTCTCACTTGAGAGAACAGGGTCCCTGGGGCCGTATAACCATTAGTAAAGGGAATTGGATAGGGGCTCACTGGATCTTGGTGCATAAGCATGCTGCCATAACCGCGAAAGCCACCGCCACACATGTAAACATTCACACGTGAGCCATTGCCATGAGAGGCTTTGATGGCTTCGAGCGCAGGGAACCGGGAGCATAGATTTGAGTATGCCTGCTGCATACCGACCTGGAGTTTGGAGATCTCGGAGGCCTGGACATCGGCTGGTTGCTCGTGCAGCACGCGGATCAATCTCGCAGCTCCAAACGGCAGACTCACACCAGCCCGGGCGGCGTCGATCTCGTAGTTGGGCTTGCTGGTATCAACCCACGTCATCTGCACGCTGCCGCCCCCGAGATCCAAGAACAGGGCGCCACCTTGAACGCCAACGAGACCGCTTCGTGAGCCCATGACAGCACCAAAAAGGGTTTCTACGGCGGGCTCTAGGATGCTCACTTTGAGACCATCAGTTACAGAAGCGATGGCATCGAGCATTTCGGCCGCATTGTCAGCACGACGCATGGCCTCTGTGGCGAGGATGGTAATGTGCCTTGCGGGTACTCCATGCCGCACGGCAAGCTGATGGAAACGCTCCAGGGTCTCAGAGACAGCAGCGATAGTTTCGGGAAGAAACACCAGACCTCTTGAAGTGGTCTTGAGTGCATCAAACAGTGAGATGGCAGCTCGAGTTGAGTAGATTGGGCGAAGAAGACGTGTAAATGGGGGCGCCAAAGATGTGATTGAGAATCGAATGCCATTGCTGGAGAACAATTAGACAATGAAGAGCAGCATTTCGGTTTTTGTGTGAAGATCTGTATATACCTTCCCATATCAACTATTGCATATAGTTGACTTTCACCCTGAGGGTTCCATGGCGTAAGAGTCTGCGACAGATTGTCGAGAGTGATAATGTCGGGCGCATTTGAGGCCATGGCCGGTCTTTGCAGTGAGGTAGTTTGATGCTTTGGGACAGATGAAGCACGTCTATAGTATATGAGGGGCCTGCAGCGTAAATGATGCAGCATGCGTGTGCTGTGTAAGTAATCGTATGGTATTCTCTACTGTTGGGAATGAATCCAATAGGTCTGAGTTGACTTACTAAGGTGAGTTTGGTTGGGCTGGCAGAAGAAGCTTGGCGGGTATCCATCCGATGGAGCTCATGACTGCGGGGTTTAGTATTGTCGGATCCCGTCTCCACTCCCCGTGATGGCGCCGTATTACCCGGAGCCATTACTATTCTTGGCTCAGGAGAGTATCACCCGTCTAGGAATACTCATAGCAGTAACCGTAGAAGCTCAAGTGTACAGTTATTTCATTTGTCTGTGGCTCAGTAACACGGCTGAATATATTACTTCCCTTCCAGATGACATCTTGTCCTCCCATGAATTCTAACGACGTGCTACAATACTGATACACCTGACGGTATAACATCTGGGTTTGATAGAATAACCTGAGGCATCTTGTTGATAATGACTTACATTGGAGGTACCTACTTTTCATTTATATTCCAGTGACGAAATTCATGCTATACTCTCATGATACTGTCATACTTGACGAGCCCATATGATCTACGTCGTTGAGATACAGATAAGAACTCAGTGGTGagaggtacctacctagtaaaGAGTAGATGATGAATTTTCTTCTGCATATTTTTTGGTCAGATCCAGTGAACCGCTTAGTAGAACTACTTGCTGGAGCTTATCTATTGATGTTCTGAGCTTTGTAAAATATGAAGGGAAAAAGACAACAAAAGAAACCACAACATCGACAGCAAACAATAGGATGAGATAgaattacctacctagtcaaTATAACCTCAATAGTACTAGTGTTCTGTACAGAGCCGTTGTCGTCCCTAGGTTCCTACTTACACTGGAAGCGAGCAGGCATCTTCATGCAATGCATGGCACACCCAAGTCGGCTTTGTGGCACGTCATGTCTAGTTTCTTGGTATGGCTACTAtaaggtaggtagtttaTCGGCACTCACTTCTCTTGAGTGTGTTGTGTTTCATAAGTCCGACCTGAAATGACATCAGCATCAGTTAGGTTGTCCATGGAATATTGGCAGTTCAAGCCATTCCAATCCAGGCTTATCTTCTTGGAGCGATGCGGTCATACAGTATCAAAGCTTGGCTATACCACTACAGTAGGCTAGGAGCGATGAAATCAGCACATAGGCAGTTGGCAAAAACACAGTGTTCCATCCACTTTCTAGGCCGAATCTTCAACACACTCTGATTTTTGATTCAAAACATCTTTGTTGGTCTAGTCTTGTGAGGCGAGGAATAGAAGAGCAGCCACCCTAGAGCTTGGACACACAATGCAGTGtatccatatccattccTATTAAACTGGGTAAACTTTCCATGCTTTGGCAGACAACATGCATACCTGCTGCATATTAAACCAATTACGGGACAGGATACCTACATAGTCACGGTACATCATGCGTGTTCTCGTCTTGATTCTCTGGGAAAGTAGTACAGGACACTGAGATAGATTGAATGGTATGATTCCAGCAAATGGAACCTTTCCATAACTGACAAAAAGAGATCATTTTTGATTGGTTCAGGCATCATGACGCGTTGAACGCGATTTGTTTTTCGCGTCTGTCTACCAGCCACCTTCCttgttttttatttattttttaaatgTTAGTTTTAGGTAGGAGGTACTTAGCTTAGCCTCTTTCCAAGGTCTGGTTTGGTTTTCACCGAGAGGCCCAGAACACGGTTCCGGGAAGGAGCTACACAGCTGAATGAAGGTGAGGCCAGTCTACACCTTTTTAACGTGGAACTTAGAGACCCCAAGTCACAATGGGGTTGTGGGTTTATTTCCATCCATGGATGTTTTGAGTTGTTTACATGCACATGCCCTCTAGCGATAGCGTGCTCTGTACAGTAGCGTCATGGCCATGTTGACCCAGTTCTCCAATCATTGTTGCCCCTCACTCACTCGTGTCACTCCAACTTGCTTTATTGACTATTTTCTACATACAGAGTAttcaaacaaacaacaaaccAAAGCCAACCCCCATTCCAGGATCAACAAAATGCATGCGAGTGCGGGCAGGCGTCCGGCTGTGCTATGCCAGATATCTCCCTTGCGCTACACTATGCTACTATTGCTCTAGGTTCTCTACTCTACACTGTCTCTCATTCTTGCCGCCGGCCTGCAGCTTCGACCCGGGGCTTGACAGGGGTCGAAACGTGCTGGCTTTGAATCTTGTGCGAGCTGTCTCCTCGTTGGAGCGTCACATCATGCTGCTATCTTTTAGCTCTCGACGCATACACCCCCTCGTCTTTCGCTCCCATCCAAGCATTCATCGTCGACTGTCTCTTTGCAGACGCACACGCTGGCCGCAATAAGTGGTGCCCAACTTCAGCTTTCAGCCAACGGGGATCTTGGAAAGCCTGAGTTATTTGTGTCTCACCAAAAGGCtcggttttttttttaatatcaTAACAAACAAACATGACTTGGAGCGCGTTTTGACAAACGTCGATTCCATACTCGTCATCAATCAATACCATACTCTGTCCTTGGAAGAATCCAATTTCAATTTCAATTCTTTCAAACGAGACAAAATTTCATTGCCTCTGATTGTTCCATGTGTGACGGATACTCGGCTATTATTCACGTTTGTCTACCTATCTGCAACCTCTCCCATCACACCCAAGAGGCTAGCCATACGCCGCATCTCTATGCGAGGTCCCGAGCAAGTCTCAGTCAATACAGAGTACTGGACCAAAGGCTGGCCGCCTGGAGCTGACCGCCCTGACCCAGAGCAAAGGAAATATACTTGAATACCAAACGCACCTAGCCACTGCTTGTCATTCACAAAAAACCTGCGACAATTAACGGGGAAGATCCCTCCAAGCAAACGAGCACCACAACATACAATACTGTGCACAGCACGTTTTTTTCCTGCCCACGTACTTACAATAGTGAGGTACGCAGGGTCTCAGTCGGTTGTTCTCTTGTGCCATTCCATCACATGGTCTCGATCACCTTAGGATCATCAATTCCTTTCTAGAGGCCTATCACAGTTGTTTCTTTGGCCAGGGTCCCTGCTCATTATCGCACAACGTGCCCTCGTCGCCCACTGACCGCTGCTTGACCTATTCCTTGTCACAGAGGCTGCCGGGGTTGATTTAGACAAGGGCTTCGCACTAGCACGTCGCTTGTTGGGGCTTACTACGCTGCTAAAGTGCTCACCATCGTCAAGGGATTTACCTAGTGGACCTTGCGAAGCTGCGAGAGCCGTAGAGGTCAAGACACGATCAAAATACAACACAGCGTGTTGGATAGCATTGCATTAGATCGTGGCCGACTCTGGTACGAGTCCCGCAACTTTGTTCCCTGCTTCGACCTTGCTGAGGCAGAGTTGAAGAAACACAGCAACCTCGAAGCCAGCCGGCATCCAACCAACAAGCATCTGTACAGCTTGACTGCCAGGTACTGTACCTACCTCGACTGCAGCGTTCGCGCCACCCGCTGTTCGCTGTCGACCCACATCTGTGGTCTTGACCAGTGTCCTTCTCACATTTCTCTGCTCTGGCTGAGACTAGACACCAAACGGAAGAGACGTACTGGACCTAGCGAGCCGCCCGTCCATTCCCAGCTGCCCTGCTCCCCACTCACCTCCCGGTTGAGCAACTTGGCTTGCCCGTTCATACATAGCGCACACTCCCGCCCACCACACCCACGTTTACTTGGTCGcttctccctcctcctcctcaccTTCACCTTCACCCATTCCAGTCGCTCGTTTGCGCCCAATCCACTCTCCGCCTTCTTGTGATTCTTGTGCTTTGCGCCGTCTATCGGTCGCGCAAGCTCAGCCTGCTCACTACGCGTATTCGAATATTATCAATTGTGAGAGCGCGTCGAACGAGACCTTGCCCGCTGTTATTGGTTTGCGATCGAAAGTCCACAAATCCCGCGGTGGTGATAACAACAAAACGGCCGATACTTCGCAGATGACGGAAACAATTTTGACGACGACTCTCAACCGATAGTCATTTTTCTTAATCACTTAACTGCATTCTACATACCGAGCTCAGCACGCGCTCGAGTCTTTGCCGAATTTCCTTGTGACTGCGCACAATTCCCGCGATAGCATCACCAGGCGCACAAAACAAACAATCAAATCGCACACCGTCGCGCTTGCGCATTCGACCTGACCCTGAACTCCGCGACAGTCAAATTTACCGATCGAAGTCGCCCATAACCCACACCGAATATTATCCACTTAACATCGCTCAACTTTCATATTACGTCCTGACCAGATCTAAGACACTACTGTCGCATTCCGAAACATCTGTGTCGACTCAATTTGCGCTCGACTCGCTCTCGGTTTTCgagtttttatttatttatctcCACCGAGTATTTATACTAGAACGTCGGACTTGACGCGACTTGAAAGCGCATTCACATTTGTTTTGATTCGCCATGTCGCACATTCAATCGCTAGCGGCCCCTTGGTCGAGAAGCGCACGTCGCGAAGATATTCCCAGAACACCAGAGCCTAATCTGAATAGCGAAACtctcccaccatcgccaCCCCGCCCCCGCTTTCGAATCAAGAGGAGAAACGCATCCAACCTTAATGCGCCAACTGAGCAGTTTCTTGCGTCAGTCGCTGCCGCAGACATCCCAATTCCCAGCATCGAGGAGCCTCGCGTGCTCGATGAAGAGATGACAGAAACACTTTACCCTATTTCGCATTTTAACGACTTGACGGGGATGCCCTTTACACCACACGATGCCCCCGATCGCATGTTTTCGCCTCCCAAAACCCCTGCTCCTGATGCTTTGCCGGCTCTGTCCCCAAAGCAGTACCCAAACTGGTCCATTGACTCTACTCTTAGTAGCATCGACTCTAGTCCCGATTATGAGTCCAGCCGGCCATCAACTGCTCATTCGACCCACACAAGCGCTTCCTTATTAAGCTACTTTTCTATCAGCTCAGAAGATTTGAGCCAGTATCCCAGTCCGGAAAACGAGAAGGCAGATATCCTAGATGAAGGATCAACTGCCGACGACAAAAGTAAAACCTTGAAGCCAGCCAACAAGGAGGTCCCAAGAGAAACAATACGAAGAGCACCCTGGACAAAGCCTATGAATCAGCACTTATGGTCTACATATATGATGTATCTGCAAGACCCAAAAGTCACCCCTTTCCGTATTGGTAAGAGTGGTATTCCTCCTCACGGGGTCTGCTTGCGCGTTGCTCGCGAGTCAAGAAGGAGCTGGAAAGGATCCAAGGCTCAGGGAAAAGTTGACATTGGAAGTGGCAGCATCACTCCCACACAAGGAGCTGCCGGCCCGTATGTCCAGTGGCCGCACACCTGCGCAGCCACCCGAGCCCAACTTCGAGAACTTTGCAAGATGGATGCCAGGTCTAAGATGCGAGGCTCACAGTACAAAGCACCCAGCCCTGCTCCATTTAAGAAATCTGCTGTTCGCTATCGGAACCGTCGTACTGTACCGGCGCGCTCGCCATCGATTTTCTCCGGGCAAGACATGGCCATCTCGTTGGCAGTTAGCACATCCGACTCCATGCAATTGCATGGTCCTCTAGCCCAATTGACCAACTCAGAACCTGAACCTCGAACCGATGAACTCTCGTTGCCGCCACCAAACAATGAGACTCTAGAGCTGCCAGAATTGGCTCGCCCACAATTGGCGTCTCCTTTTGGAGCTCGAAGCTATGGGCCTAGCTCATCAAGCTCACTACCCTCAAGTTTTGTTGTGGATTCAAAGCTACAGAGACAAACTCACACTGGCGGCCCGCGCCGTGGCTTAATGTCACCGGTTCGACTTACACGAAGCCGATCAACCCACAAACGTCGACCCAACCATTTGGAGACCCGGAAAATTAAGCGACCCAGTCTCGGTTCCGACCTGTGGGTTGACCCGGCCTCGCTTGTCGATCTGTCAGCCACTCAGGATCAATTTACGCCTCACACTGAACCTGAGATCAACACTGACGTCGTTGTCCCACGCAAGAACCTTCAGCAGCTATTCGAAGCTTCACAACACCCGCCTGCTGAACAGCAGACACTGGCACCCCCAATTACGGAGATGCCCCCTCGACTAGGCTCCCCTTTCGCGCTTGGAGGATCTAGCTTTTCTTTCCCGAATCGCCTGTCACATGGGACTGTACCTGATCCCGATGCTAGTCGCCGGCCCTTTGCTACGGTTCAACAGTCGAGCGAAAGCAACACTGGGGTTACCCGCGCTTCGTTAGCAAGCCGACTGGCCTACATTGACGAAAGACTTAAGGATTTCCGCCGTCGAGATAAGCCACGCCGACGATCCGAATCACCACTCTAACCCCACACAACCGATTCCCCCCTTGTACATTTGCCTGACTTTATGTCGCTTGACGAGTTTTATGAGTCCACGGACACAACCTACACTTTTTGGTCGAATCTTACGATGGGATCACGACCCATTGTTTACATGATGCATCTAGACGGCAGTTGTCTATTTGGCGATAGTCTTTATCTCCATGATCTCCTCCGACTTTTACGCTTTgctttacttttcttatAAGTGGGAAACACCCGCATTTGCTCGATCGCGTTTGCTCATACGCGTTTTGACTCAACACTCACTCGACAATCAAATATGTCAATTTCCTTTCGATACATTCTCCCGATGAGAGAAAgtgtctttcttttcttttttctttttctttgtcaaTAACTCATGATGATATGATGGAACGAACAGCACGCAGGCCAAACAGAGCCTTATGTTTGCCGTGTTTTTACTTTTGGAGTTGAGTGACGAGAGACATGATGTACTAGCTTGCGAGCTGGACCACAGTGGGGGTACCAGCTCGGATGAATGGCATGATGGAACTTAATATCCA includes:
- a CDS encoding hypothetical protein (TransMembrane:1 (o494-513i)~BUSCO:16349at5125), translating into MASNAPDIITLDNLSQTLTPWNPQGESQLYAIVDMGSNGIRFSITSLAPPFTRLLRPIYSTRAAISLFDALKTTSRGLVFLPETIAAVSETLERFHQLAVRHGVPARHITILATEAMRRADNAAEMLDAIASVTDGLKVSILEPAVETLFGAVMGSRSGLVGVQGGALFLDLGGGSVQMTWVDTSKPNYEIDAARAGVSLPFGAARLIRVLHEQPADVQASEISKLQVGMQQAYSNLCSRFPALEAIKASHGNGSRVNVYMCGGGFRGYGSMLMHQDPVSPYPIPFTNGYTAPGTLFSQVRHMRRINEEHDDRIFGLSKRRRQQFPAIATVIEALLITVPNIGNVTFCGGSNRQGALMMKLPVEIRESNPLSVLASVTTEEKPVFDTVLKTLRDAIPQGADLSAVPNVLIPGLDVLFARDIWTRQGHDADINSSFALHHAVTRDAEAPGLSHTGRALLALSTSARWGGHLNGLDSQLHQSLSALLASQHDDAPFWASYVGAVAGLLAMVLPIAPKTADEVKNAVSIRAHLKKADDKKDKIVLTIGVASANIAGVSLEDLADRVEKTAKKNGGKKPRFKITAQVSLLP
- a CDS encoding hypothetical protein (BUSCO:14217at5125), whose product is MSHIQSLAAPWSRSARREDIPRTPEPNLNSETLPPSPPRPRFRIKRRNASNLNAPTEQFLASVAAADIPIPSIEEPRVLDEEMTETLYPISHFNDLTGMPFTPHDAPDRMFSPPKTPAPDALPALSPKQYPNWSIDSTLSSIDSSPDYESSRPSTAHSTHTSASLLSYFSISSEDLSQYPSPENEKADILDEGSTADDKSKTLKPANKEVPRETIRRAPWTKPMNQHLWSTYMMYLQDPKVTPFRIGKSGIPPHGVCLRVARESRRSWKGSKAQGKVDIGSGSITPTQGAAGPYVQWPHTCAATRAQLRELCKMDARSKMRGSQYKAPSPAPFKKSAVRYRNRRTVPARSPSIFSGQDMAISLAVSTSDSMQLHGPLAQLTNSEPEPRTDELSLPPPNNETLELPELARPQLASPFGARSYGPSSSSSLPSSFVVDSKLQRQTHTGGPRRGLMSPVRLTRSRSTHKRRPNHLETRKIKRPSLGSDLWVDPASLVDLSATQDQFTPHTEPEINTDVVVPRKNLQQLFEASQHPPAEQQTLAPPITEMPPRLGSPFALGGSSFSFPNRLSHGTVPDPDASRRPFATVQQSSESNTGVTRASLASRLAYIDERLKDFRRRDKPRRRSESPL